From the Chryseobacterium fluminis genome, the window ATGCGTTACACAGACGTCTGGAACAACCTAACTGAGAAAATCGGATACTGGGTAGATCTTGAGGATCCTTATATTACCTATAAGTCAAAGTATATGGAGACGGTCTGGTGGCTGTTAAAGCAATTGTATGACAAAGGATTATTGTACAAAGGATATACAATCCAGCCTTATTCTCCAAAAGCGGGAACCGGACTTTCTTCACATGAAGTTAACCAGCCCGGAGCATACCGTGATGTTTCTGACACGACGATTGTAGCACAGTTTAAAGCATTGCCGGAAACTTTACCTTCGTTTTTACAAGGGTTTGGGGACATCCATTTTTTAGCCTGGACGACAACTCCATGGACATTGCCTTCTAACACAGCATTGACTGTAGGACCAAAAATCGATTATGTTTTGGTAAAAACCTTCAATCAGTATACTTTCGAGCCTATTACGATTGTTTTGGCCAAACCTTTGGTAGGAAAACAATTCGGAAAGAAATATGCAGAAGGAACAGAAGAAGATTTTGCCAATTATACATCAGATAATAAAGTGATTCCTTACCAAATTTTAGCAGAATTCAAAGGGGCTGATCTGGTTGGAATTAAATATGAGCAACTGTTGCCATACACGCTCCCTTATCAAAACCCTGAAAATGCGTTCAGAGTCATTATGGGAGATTTTGTGACAACAGAAGACGGAACAGGAATCGTTCATACGGCACCTACTTTTGGGGCTGATGATGCGAAAGTAGCGAAAGAGGCAACTCCGGAAGTTCCACCGATGTTGGTATTAAACGAAAACGGAAACCCGGTTCCTTTGGTAGATCTGCAGGGGAAATTCATCCCGCAGATGGGAGATTTTGCCGGAAAGTATGTAAAGAACGAATATTACGATGCAGGAACAGCACCGGAAAAGTCGGTCGATGTAGAAATTGCAATTCGCTTAAAAGAAGAGAATAAAGCTTTTAAAGTAGAAAAATATGTTCACTCGTATCCACACAGCTGGAGAACAGACGAACCTTTATTATATTACCCATTGGATTCCTGGTTTGTTAAAATGACTGCGGTAAAAGAAAACCTGGTAAATTTAAACAAAGAAATCAACTGGAAACCCAAATCAACCGGAGAAGGACGTTTCGCGAACTGGCTCGAAAATGTCAACGACTGGAATCTTTCCCGTTCAAGGTACTGGGGAATTCCGTTGCCCATCTGGAGAACGGAGGATTTAAAGGAAGAAATCATCATCGGTTCCGTGGAAGAGCTGTGCAACGAGATTGAAAAATCTGTTGCAGCAGGATTCATGAAAGACAATCCGTTCAAAGAATTTGAGGTCGGAAATATGTCTGAACAGAATTATGCATTGGTAGATTTACATAAAAATATTGTAGACCAGATCGTTCTGGTTTCAGCTTCCGGCAGAGCAATGAAACGGGAAAGCGACCTGATCGACGTTTGGTTCGATTCAGGGTCGATGCCTTATGCACAGCTGCATTATCCGTTTGAAAACAGAGAATTAATTGATAACAATAAAGCATTCCCTGCAGATTTTATCGCGGAAGGCGTTGACCAGACACGCGGCTGGTTCTACACTCTTCATGCGATCGGAACGGCAGTATTTGATTCAGTTGCTTATAAAAATGTAATGAGTAACGGACTGGTTCTGGATAAAAACGGGATCAAAATGTCAAAATCCAAAGGAAACGGAATTGATCCTTTTGAAACATTAGCCGTGTACGGTCCGGATGCTACGCGTTGGTACATGGTTTCGAATGCGAACCCGTGGGAAAACCTGAAATTCGACATCGAAGGAATTGACGAAACAAGAAGAAAATTCTTCGGAACACTGTATAATACTTACTCCTTCTTTGCCTTATACGCCAATGTAGACGGATTCAGTTATTCTGAAAAAGAAGTTGAAAACAGACCGGAAATCGACCGATGGATACTTTCTGAATTAAATTTATTAATTAAGGAGGTAAAAGCATTCTACGAAGATTACGAGCCGACAAGAGTCGCAAGAGCCATCAATACTTTTGTGAACGATAACCTGAGTAACTGGTACGTAAGATTGTGCAGAAGACGCTTCTGGAAGGGTGATTATTCGGAAGATAAAATCTCGGCTTACCAGACCTTATATACCTGCCTGGAAACGGTCGCGAAGTTATCTGCACCGATTGCGCCGTTCTTTATGGATCAACTGTATCAGGATTTAAATAAAGTAACAGGTAAAGAGAATGCTGAATCTATTCACTTAACAGACTTCCCTGTCGCTGATGAAAGCCTGATCGACCAGGATCTTGTTGAAAAAACACATTTAGCTCAAAGCATTACGAGTATGGTTTTCTCTTTGAGAAAAAAAGAAAACGTAAAAGTTCGTCAGCCATTGCAGAAAGTTTTAATTCCAGTTTTAGATGCCAGATCAGAACAGCAGATTTTGGCGGTATCAGACTTAATTAAACAGGAAGTAAATGTAAAAGAATTACAGTTGATCAATGCGGAAGAAGCATCACATTTAATTGTAAAACAGATAAAACCGAATTTCAAAGCACTGGGACCAAAATTGGGGAAAGACATGAAAACGGTCGGAGGTGAGATCGCTAATCTTGATGCAGAACAGATTTCAAAATTAGAGAAAGAAGGAAAATTAGATATTCAGGGATACGAAATTACGCCTGATGATGTGGAGATTTCAACAAAAGATATCCCGGGATGGACTGTAACTTCTGATGGGAAAACAACTGTGGCACTAGATTTGACGTTAACAGACGAATTAAAATCTGAGGGTATCGCAAGAGAATTTATTAACAGAATTCAGAACCTGAGAAAAGAAAAGGATTTCGATTTGACAGACAGAATTAATATCTTTCTGGAAGAAAATTCTCCTTTCTTAAATGATGTTAAGAAAAATGAAGAATATATTTCTTCTGAAGTCTTGTCAGATAAAATAGAAATTGTATCTTCACTCTCAAATTTTAACGAAATCGAAATAGATGAGGTTAATTTTAAGATAAATGTTGAAAAAATTTAACATATAGTTATTGTTTTTCAAATTCCATTTCATAATTTTATTAAAAAAGAGAAACGAACATGTCAGACGAAAGAGTAAGATACAGTGATGCTGATTTACAAGAATTTAAAGCGATCATTAAAGAAAAAATAGAAAAAGCTGAAAGGGATCTGCAACTGATCAGAGAGAGTTTTATCAATGATCAGAATAACGGAACTGATGATACGTCTCCGACTTTCAAAGCATTTGAAGAAGGAGCTGAAACATTAAGCAAAGAGCAGAACTCTATATTGGCGGGCAGACAGGAAAAATTCTTACGTGATCTGAAAAACGCTTTAATAAGAATTGAAAACAAGACTTATGGTGTTTGCAGAGTGACAGGTAAACTGATTCCTAAAGAAAGACTGTTGGCTGTTCCGCATGCCACTTTGAGCATTGAAGCGAAAAATATGCAGAAATAACGACTAGGTTAATAAAAATAAATTGGGTTTATATCGTATTTTACTTATGAAATACTTTATAAACCTAATTTTTAATGTATACCCATGACCGAATTATTAGTTTTAGGAGTTATCATCGTAGCCGTTTTAGGATTTTTCAACCGGGATCGGATCAAAAACAGATTCTTTCCCGATAAACAACGGAACTACACTATGGATGATCAATTTAATTCTGATAAACGGGAACGAGAAAAAGAAATTGACCGCCTGTTAAGCAAAATAGGTAAAAACGGCCTCAGCGATCTGTCTGCAAAAGATCGTAACCGCCTTGATGAACTGTCTAAAAAGTAAAAATTTAAATCCGGAAAAATGGAATCCATAATAGTACACACCAAAAATGCAATGGAACTGAATGCTCTGAAAAGTGTTTTAAAAGAGATGAATATCAAGTTCGAGAAATTCCATACCAAGAATACGCATCATAACGAGAAAACGATCAAGAAAATCGTTGAGAAGAAAAATGAAAAAATAGGGAAACCATATAAACCAAAAGGACTGTAATGAAAAAGATATTATTTGTAACCTTTCTTATCTTATTAATTGATCAGGCTTCTAAAATTTATGTAAAAACACATTTTAACCTTGATGACAGCATTACTGTTCTGCCAGGTTTTAAACTTACTTTTGTAGAAAATCCGGGCATGGCTTACGGCCTTCACTTTGGCGGTGTTATCGGTAAATACTTCCTTGTTATCGTAAGAATTTTCCTGATTGGAGGAATGATCTATTTATTTAAGAAATGGCTGCAAAGAGGTGAATCCAATTATCTTCTGATTCCGATGGCCATGATTTTTGCAGGAGCAATCGGAAATCTGATTGACGGTATGTTCTACGGTCTGATTTTCGACAGCGGTACCGTATATGATCCAAGCATCGACCGATGGATCGGGTATGGCGGAATTTCAAAATTAACTTCTTTCGGAGAAGGATATTCTACCTTTATGAGAGGCTGCGTGGTCGACATGCTTCATTTTCCTCTGGTAGACTGGAATGTTCCTGAAAACTTCCCGATCATTGGCGGAAAACACATTGAATTCTTCAAATATATCTTCAATGTTGCGGACTCGGCCATCACCGTTGGAGCAGCTTTACTGTTAATTTTCAGAAAAAAGGCATTTCCAAACGGGCTTGAATTTTAAGATTTTATTCTCTATGAAAAGAGTAATTAAAAATATTCTCAAATTTTTCCTGCTTCTGATCGTTGCAGGAATTGTTTTTATCGCATGGGCGAATTACAGCATAAAAAAGAAGAGCCAGGCGTTTGTTTCCTATACCATTGCTGACATCCCCCGGACAAAAACAGCATTGCTTCTCGGAACCGGTAAAACCTTAAGTAACGGACAGCCTAATGCTTATTTCTATAACAGGATCCGGGCCGCTGCCGGTTTATATAAAAGCGGAAAAATCCAATACATTATTGTGAGCGGCGACAATAGTCAGAAAGATTATAACGAACCGGAAGATATGCAAGTCGCATTAATGGAATACGGAATTCCGCAGGAGAGGATTTTTCTGGATCATGCAGGTTTCAGGACACTCGATTCTGTGGTAAGGGCTAAAGAAATTTTCGGACAAACAAAACTGGTAATCATTTCACAGAAGTTTCACAATGAAAGGGCTGTATTTCTGGCTAAACAAAACGGAATCGAAGCGTTTGGCTATAATGCAGCAGATGTGAATAAATATGCCGGTTTCAAAACCAATTTAAGAGAATATCTTGCCAAAGCAAAAGCATATCTGGATCTTCTTTTAGGAGTAGAGCCGAAATTTGGCGGAGATAAAATTCTGATTCCTTAATTTATTTTCTTACGAATTGTGCCTATTTTATTGCAGGTATTTAAGTTTTGGCTAAAGCCGGATGTATATATTATTTTGAAAGCGGACTAAAGTCCGCTCCTATGGTTATCCGTAAAATCAAATAATAAACAATCCCCATATAAATCTGTAAAAATCTGCTGGGTCACTGTTATTATACTTCAGCCTGATTCTCGTAAATTTGCAATTCATTAATTTTTAAATATAAATTTTTAACAATGTCAAGAATTCTTACCGGCATTCAAGCCACCGGAACCCCACACCTTGGAAACCTGTTGGGGGCAATCATTCCTGCAATAGAACTATCAAAAAAGGATGGAAATGAGTCATTTTTATTTATTGCGAACTTACATTCACTTACGCAGATTAAGGATGCGAAAGAACTGAAACAGAATACCTATGAGATTGCTGCGGCTTGGCTTGCTTGTGGTTTAGATACCGAAAAAACATTTTTTTACAGACAGAGTGATATCCCTGAGACCTGTGAACTTTCTTGGCATTTATCGTGTTTTTTTCCTTATCAGAGACTTACATTGGCGCATTCATTCAAAGATAAAGCAGACAGGCTTCAGGATGTAAATGCAGGTCTGTTTACGTATCCTATTTTAATGGCCGCAGATATTTTGCTGTATGATGCGGAAATCGTACCGGTGGGAAAAGATCAGCTTCAACACCTGGAGATCGCCCGTGACGTGGCGTCCCGTTTCAACAATCAGATGGGTGAAGTTTTTGTTTTACCACAGTCTGAACTTCAGGAAGACACTAAATATGTTCCGGGAGTTGACGGTCATAAGATGTCAAAATCCCGGGGAAATATCATCAATATTTTCCTTCCTGAAAAAGAACTTAAAAAACAGGTGATGAGCATTGAATCAGACTCAAAGTCTTTGGAAGAACCGAAAGACCCGGAAACCGACAAAACATTTGCCATTTATCAACTGATTGCCAGCGCTGAACAGACAGAAGCGTTAAGATCAAAATATATAGCCGGAAACTTTGGATACGGCCATGCTAAAAAAGAACTTTTAGATTTGATTCTTGTAAAATTTGAGCGGGAAAGAGAACTTTTTGTTTATTATATGAACAATCTTGATGAGCTGGAGGCAAAACTCCAGGAAGGAGCCTCGAAAACAAGAGCTGTTGCTACACAAACCATAAAAAGAGTCAGAGAAAGTTTGGGAATTTAAATCTGATTTCCATACATAAAATTTCAGTGGCCTCGTCTTTGACGAGGCCACTGAAATTTTTATAAATATTCTTTAATCTGCAATAAATGTTTAATCGATTTTAAACCTTCCTGCTGTGGATTTTCATGCAGGACATCAAAGAAGATGACATCTAATCCGAAATTCTGAGAGCCTACCACATCAGCCACCCAATCGTCTCCGATCAGAATACTGTTGTCTGTCGTTGCATCAGAAAGGCTTAAAGAATAGCTGAAAATTTCAGGCCGGGGTTTTCTGAATCCCACCGTGTCAGCGCTGGTAATCGTCTGAAAATAGTGATCGATTTTGGATAAGATGCATTTCCTTTCCGTTACTTCTTTAAATCCGTTGGAAATAATGTGTAAGGTATAATTTTTAGCCTTGAGATAATCCAGAATGTATTGCGCACCTTCTACCAATTCATTATGATTCAGTATCCTGTCTAAGAAGTGTTCTTCAAAATACATGGCCAACTCCTGATCATCAACATTAAAATGTCTGAAAGTATTATAAAAGCGATGCTTTCTCAAATAGTCTTTGTCAATAATTCCGTCGCGGAGATCTTCCCAAAGTTTTTCATTAATTTCATGATAAACGGAATGAAATTCTTCAAAACCGATACTGTATTTTAAGGTAATTTCCTCTTTTTCGAATAAGTCCCTGATGGTAAGATAGGCGTTCCTGCGATGATCCCACAACGTATTGTCGAGATCAAAAAAAATGTGCTGAATTTTCATACAGCACAAAATTAATAATTTTAATTTTTGTTAATCGGATAATTCTTGTTTTTGGTCTTTACAATTTCAAGACCCTTTGAAAAATTTAATAAAAAGTCAATTGTTTCTTTTTTCGGTTTCAAAGTTTTCACTTTTAAGGGATCATTTTTTCTCATAGGCGATCAATGTTTTCCTTAAAACGAGAATTTCCGAAAATTATTATCTATCGGGTTAAGATAATCTTATTTTCATCCATGATTTTTCTTAGGTTGATTAACGCATACCGTACTCTGCCTAAAGTAGTATTGATACTCATATCGGTGTGATCCGCTATTTCTTTAAAACTTAACCCGTCAAAAAACCTTAACTTAATGACTTCCTGCTGGTTTTTCGGGAGAAACTGCAGCATTCTAAGAAGATCTTCCTGTATCTGGTTCGTTACCAGCTGGTCTTCAATATTTTCCGACGGTTCCCGGATCAGATCAAAAATAGAATATTCGTCCGTTTCAAAAGTAGTTTCTGAAACTTTAATATTTTTTGATTTCGATCTGAAATGGTCGATAATTAAATTATGTGCGATTCTTTTGGCCCAAAGGATAAATTTTCCTTCTTCGTTGTACCGGCCTTCTTTCAGCATAACGATAATTTTCATAAAAGTATCCTGAAATACATCGTTGGCCAGGTCTTCATCATTAATTTTGTAAAAAATGAATGTAAACAATTCTTTCTGATGACGATGAATAAGGGCTGATAACGCCTCTTCGTCTCCTTCCTGATAAAGGGAAATTAGTAAACTATCCGATTTTAATTTCATAACTCTTCTCAATAATAAAACTTTTGCAGACAAGCATCCTTCCAGATATTTGATCTGGTCATAGCAGTATATACAAAATAATTCTTCAGAGTAAAGTCGGATCAATAGGCAGTACAATTTTTACAGTGGTAAATATAATAAATTTTTAACAACTGTTAAGCTTTTATTAATATTTAGCGATAAAAATATAAAAAAACCTACTTAAACATATCGTGAATGAATACAGTAGGGATATTTAATGTAAAATTAATATTCAGACCTTTCATTTCCTTCCCGTTTAAGTCACCGATTGGGAAGGCATAACCACCGGTAAGATCCAGAATTCCGAAAAGACTCACCCCGATTTTGGGTGCCACATATTTATTTGTTCCTTCCGCTCCTACTAAAAAATAGTAAGAATGGTAGAAATCAACATTCCTCTGAAAGTTAAGCAGCACGTCAGCCTGCAGCTTCGGCATGATTACAAATTGTGAATGGGCAGAACCCATTAAGGCAGACCCTCCCAGCCTGTAAATAACATCATCATTTTTCAGGAACAGCAATTTCCCTCCCACTTCTCCAAAACTCTGATTTTGGTAGGTATATCCTACACTCACCATTTTATGTACGGTATACTGAGCTTTTGCTACGATGCTTAAAAAAAACACGGAAAGAACCGCTATCGCAGAACGAAAATTCATCATCTTTAATTTATTTAGTGTAAAATTAAAAAAAACTGCCTTACCGAAAAGATAAAGCAGTTATTTATTATGTTAAAGAAAAAATTAAATTCCGAAAGCGGCTTTAATTTCTTCAACTTTGTCTAATTTTTCCCAGGTAAAAAATTCAAGGCCTGTAATGGTTAACTCATTCTTATGCCCCTTATTGAAGGTTTTATCAGCTGTATAATGTTCTCTTCCCATATGACCGTAAGATGCTGTATCCTGGTAGATAGGATTTCTCAGCTTTAAGTTCTGCTCAATAGCATAAGGTCTCAGATCAAAAATCGAAGATACTTTTTTAGCAATTTCTCCGTCGTGCAGATCTACTTTTGCCGTACCGTAGGTATTGATGTATAATCCGCAAGGCTCAGCCACACCGATAGCATACGATACCTGTACCAGGACTTCATCAGCAACTCCTGCAGCAACTAAGTTTTTAGCAATATGTCTTGTTGCATAAGCAGCACTTCTGTCTACTTTTGAAGGATCTTTACCGGAGAAAGCACCGCCCCCGTGAGCACCCTTTCCACCGTAGGTGTCAACAATAATTTTTCTTCCTGTGAGACCGGTATCGCCGTGAGGTCCTCCAATAACGAATTTACCTGTCGGATTGATATGATACTTAATCTGATCGTTGAATAAAGCTTTGATTTCCTCAGGCTGAAGCGCCACTACTCGGGGAATCAGAATATTTTTAATGTCCTCACGGATTTTGTTGAGCATTTCTTCCTCATTTCCGAAGTCATCGTGCTGTGTAGATACCACAATAGAATCAATTCTTACCGGTTTGTGATCATCGGAATATTCGATCGTAACCTGGCTTTTTGCATCAGGACGAAGATACCTTATCTCAGAATCTTCTCTTCTGATCGCAGAAAGCTCTTTAAGAATAGTATGTGCTAAATCTAAGGCCAATGGCATATAGTTCGCCGTTTCATTGGTCGCGTATCCAAACATCATCCCCTGGTCACCAGCTCCCTGAGCATTTGCTTTGGCCTCGAATGACTCATCATTTACCGCTCTGTCAACACCCTGGTTGATATCCGGAGACTGCTCATGAATGGCAGAAATCACTCCACAGGAATCACCATTGAACATATACTCGCCTTTGGTATATCCGATTCCGTTGATCACCTCTCTGGCGATGGTCTGTACATCAAGATAAGCATCAGATTTCACCTCACCCGCCAAAACGACCTGCCCTGTAGTTACAAGAGTTTCACAAGCTACTTTTGAAGTTTTATCGTATGCTAAAAAATGATCGATTAACGCATCGGAGATCTGATCGGCAATTTTATCTGGATGCCCTTCTGAAACGGATTCAGATGTAAATAAATAAGACATATTATTCTATTTGTTTTTTAGATTAAAATAATTTTTGAAGAAAAATAAGAATAATTGCCCAGAAAGCCTAAAAAAGAATACTGTTTTAGCATATTTTTATAGAGGTTGCAATCAGGTCAAATTTTTCCTCGTCGTAAACGTTGGCAAATTTAAGTACTATTTTTTTAATACTCAAAATTTTTGTTTACTAATTGTAATTTTCTTTAAATTAACGATATACTGTTGTTTATCATTAATAAATTATTGTGGTTTTATGCTTACGAATTCTTTCGGATTTTCATGGTAATGAAGCTTTTGCTCCAATGAAGTTCTGATAGAATGTGCTAATTCGTCAATAATTTTCTGCTTGAAGGTCGGCTTATAATAAATAATGCTGATCTCTCTGTACGGGAATGGCTTTTTAAATCTGAAAACATTATCTTTTTGCTGTTCAGACAGCTGATTCAACGCCAATTCCGGCAAAATACTGATTCCACCCACTTTATCGACCATGTGTACCAACGTCTGAATATTAGATGCCAGGAAATCCAGATTTTTAGGTTTTAATGTATTTTCTTTTAAATGACAGATATTTTCAAACTGATTTCTTAAACAGTTTCCTTCTTCCAGCAGCCAGACCTTCTCTACATTCAGATCTTCAGGAACAACATAAGTATTCTTTTTGTTCGCCTCCGTATTAGAGCTGTAAATCATCAATTCTTCATTGAATAAAAAGTCCTGATAAAACTCATCTGCAGAATCGTAAGGTGTAGAAATAATCCCGGCATCGAGCTCACCGGCTTTTAAAGCTTTAATGATATTATCGGTGGTCATTTCCTTTACATTCATCTGGATTTTCGGATTTTGTTCCAAAAACCTGAAAATTTCCGTTGGAAGGATAAATGATGATACGGTGGGAATAATTCCAAGATTGATTGTTCCCCCCAAAATATTATTTAAAAGATTGGCTTTGTTCTTGAGTTCATTGACAGATTCTATAATTACCTTGGCCTGATCGATTATCTGAAGGCCTACATCTGTAGTCCGGATCGGATGTGTGGTCCTGTCGAACACCTTCACATCCAGTTCATCCTCAAATTTCTGGATCATTGCACTTAGCGTAGGTTGTGTAATGAAGCATGCCTGGGCAGCTTTACCAAAATGTTTGTACTTATCTACCGCGATAAGATACTCCAGTTGCTGAATGTTCATCTGATTAATATTATCTATTACAAA encodes:
- the ileS gene encoding isoleucine--tRNA ligase, which translates into the protein MSQFKEYKNLNLIDVAEQVAEFWKQNKTFSKSVEIREGQPEFVFYEGPPSANGMPGIHHVMARALKDIFCRYQTQNGKQVFRKAGWDTHGLPVELGVEKELGITKEDIGKKISIEDYNKACREAVMRYTDVWNNLTEKIGYWVDLEDPYITYKSKYMETVWWLLKQLYDKGLLYKGYTIQPYSPKAGTGLSSHEVNQPGAYRDVSDTTIVAQFKALPETLPSFLQGFGDIHFLAWTTTPWTLPSNTALTVGPKIDYVLVKTFNQYTFEPITIVLAKPLVGKQFGKKYAEGTEEDFANYTSDNKVIPYQILAEFKGADLVGIKYEQLLPYTLPYQNPENAFRVIMGDFVTTEDGTGIVHTAPTFGADDAKVAKEATPEVPPMLVLNENGNPVPLVDLQGKFIPQMGDFAGKYVKNEYYDAGTAPEKSVDVEIAIRLKEENKAFKVEKYVHSYPHSWRTDEPLLYYPLDSWFVKMTAVKENLVNLNKEINWKPKSTGEGRFANWLENVNDWNLSRSRYWGIPLPIWRTEDLKEEIIIGSVEELCNEIEKSVAAGFMKDNPFKEFEVGNMSEQNYALVDLHKNIVDQIVLVSASGRAMKRESDLIDVWFDSGSMPYAQLHYPFENRELIDNNKAFPADFIAEGVDQTRGWFYTLHAIGTAVFDSVAYKNVMSNGLVLDKNGIKMSKSKGNGIDPFETLAVYGPDATRWYMVSNANPWENLKFDIEGIDETRRKFFGTLYNTYSFFALYANVDGFSYSEKEVENRPEIDRWILSELNLLIKEVKAFYEDYEPTRVARAINTFVNDNLSNWYVRLCRRRFWKGDYSEDKISAYQTLYTCLETVAKLSAPIAPFFMDQLYQDLNKVTGKENAESIHLTDFPVADESLIDQDLVEKTHLAQSITSMVFSLRKKENVKVRQPLQKVLIPVLDARSEQQILAVSDLIKQEVNVKELQLINAEEASHLIVKQIKPNFKALGPKLGKDMKTVGGEIANLDAEQISKLEKEGKLDIQGYEITPDDVEISTKDIPGWTVTSDGKTTVALDLTLTDELKSEGIAREFINRIQNLRKEKDFDLTDRINIFLEENSPFLNDVKKNEEYISSEVLSDKIEIVSSLSNFNEIEIDEVNFKINVEKI
- a CDS encoding TraR/DksA family transcriptional regulator, which produces MSDERVRYSDADLQEFKAIIKEKIEKAERDLQLIRESFINDQNNGTDDTSPTFKAFEEGAETLSKEQNSILAGRQEKFLRDLKNALIRIENKTYGVCRVTGKLIPKERLLAVPHATLSIEAKNMQK
- a CDS encoding DUF6576 domain-containing protein, producing MTELLVLGVIIVAVLGFFNRDRIKNRFFPDKQRNYTMDDQFNSDKREREKEIDRLLSKIGKNGLSDLSAKDRNRLDELSKK
- a CDS encoding DUF2683 family protein codes for the protein MESIIVHTKNAMELNALKSVLKEMNIKFEKFHTKNTHHNEKTIKKIVEKKNEKIGKPYKPKGL
- a CDS encoding lipoprotein signal peptidase, with amino-acid sequence MKKILFVTFLILLIDQASKIYVKTHFNLDDSITVLPGFKLTFVENPGMAYGLHFGGVIGKYFLVIVRIFLIGGMIYLFKKWLQRGESNYLLIPMAMIFAGAIGNLIDGMFYGLIFDSGTVYDPSIDRWIGYGGISKLTSFGEGYSTFMRGCVVDMLHFPLVDWNVPENFPIIGGKHIEFFKYIFNVADSAITVGAALLLIFRKKAFPNGLEF
- a CDS encoding SanA/YdcF family protein produces the protein MKRVIKNILKFFLLLIVAGIVFIAWANYSIKKKSQAFVSYTIADIPRTKTALLLGTGKTLSNGQPNAYFYNRIRAAAGLYKSGKIQYIIVSGDNSQKDYNEPEDMQVALMEYGIPQERIFLDHAGFRTLDSVVRAKEIFGQTKLVIISQKFHNERAVFLAKQNGIEAFGYNAADVNKYAGFKTNLREYLAKAKAYLDLLLGVEPKFGGDKILIP
- the trpS gene encoding tryptophan--tRNA ligase; its protein translation is MSRILTGIQATGTPHLGNLLGAIIPAIELSKKDGNESFLFIANLHSLTQIKDAKELKQNTYEIAAAWLACGLDTEKTFFYRQSDIPETCELSWHLSCFFPYQRLTLAHSFKDKADRLQDVNAGLFTYPILMAADILLYDAEIVPVGKDQLQHLEIARDVASRFNNQMGEVFVLPQSELQEDTKYVPGVDGHKMSKSRGNIINIFLPEKELKKQVMSIESDSKSLEEPKDPETDKTFAIYQLIASAEQTEALRSKYIAGNFGYGHAKKELLDLILVKFERERELFVYYMNNLDELEAKLQEGASKTRAVATQTIKRVRESLGI
- a CDS encoding YjjG family noncanonical pyrimidine nucleotidase, with product MKIQHIFFDLDNTLWDHRRNAYLTIRDLFEKEEITLKYSIGFEEFHSVYHEINEKLWEDLRDGIIDKDYLRKHRFYNTFRHFNVDDQELAMYFEEHFLDRILNHNELVEGAQYILDYLKAKNYTLHIISNGFKEVTERKCILSKIDHYFQTITSADTVGFRKPRPEIFSYSLSLSDATTDNSILIGDDWVADVVGSQNFGLDVIFFDVLHENPQQEGLKSIKHLLQIKEYL
- a CDS encoding RNA polymerase sigma factor, giving the protein MKLKSDSLLISLYQEGDEEALSALIHRHQKELFTFIFYKINDEDLANDVFQDTFMKIIVMLKEGRYNEEGKFILWAKRIAHNLIIDHFRSKSKNIKVSETTFETDEYSIFDLIREPSENIEDQLVTNQIQEDLLRMLQFLPKNQQEVIKLRFFDGLSFKEIADHTDMSINTTLGRVRYALINLRKIMDENKIILTR
- the metK gene encoding methionine adenosyltransferase, encoding MSYLFTSESVSEGHPDKIADQISDALIDHFLAYDKTSKVACETLVTTGQVVLAGEVKSDAYLDVQTIAREVINGIGYTKGEYMFNGDSCGVISAIHEQSPDINQGVDRAVNDESFEAKANAQGAGDQGMMFGYATNETANYMPLALDLAHTILKELSAIRREDSEIRYLRPDAKSQVTIEYSDDHKPVRIDSIVVSTQHDDFGNEEEMLNKIREDIKNILIPRVVALQPEEIKALFNDQIKYHINPTGKFVIGGPHGDTGLTGRKIIVDTYGGKGAHGGGAFSGKDPSKVDRSAAYATRHIAKNLVAAGVADEVLVQVSYAIGVAEPCGLYINTYGTAKVDLHDGEIAKKVSSIFDLRPYAIEQNLKLRNPIYQDTASYGHMGREHYTADKTFNKGHKNELTITGLEFFTWEKLDKVEEIKAAFGI
- a CDS encoding LysR substrate-binding domain-containing protein, which translates into the protein MNIQQLEYLIAVDKYKHFGKAAQACFITQPTLSAMIQKFEDELDVKVFDRTTHPIRTTDVGLQIIDQAKVIIESVNELKNKANLLNNILGGTINLGIIPTVSSFILPTEIFRFLEQNPKIQMNVKEMTTDNIIKALKAGELDAGIISTPYDSADEFYQDFLFNEELMIYSSNTEANKKNTYVVPEDLNVEKVWLLEEGNCLRNQFENICHLKENTLKPKNLDFLASNIQTLVHMVDKVGGISILPELALNQLSEQQKDNVFRFKKPFPYREISIIYYKPTFKQKIIDELAHSIRTSLEQKLHYHENPKEFVSIKPQ